In Gemmatimonadales bacterium, the following proteins share a genomic window:
- the gabT gene encoding 4-aminobutyrate--2-oxoglutarate transaminase — protein sequence MSGVIQLKTEIPGPNSRALLARRAKAVPRGVPAVTPIAVVHAEGAVLTDADGNRLIDFGGGIGVVNTGHRHPGVVRAVRDQLDRFAHVCFPVSTYEPYVELAERLNRVTPGTHDKRSFLVNSGAEAVENAVKVARSFTGRQAVVCFEHGFHGRTNLAMALTSKVMPYKKGFGPFAPEVYQIPYPYCYRCPEGRVTGPCCQADVTRLEQIFAATVDPGSVAAIILELELGEGGFVPAPVEYVQTLAAFARQHGILFIADEIQTGFGRTGRMFACEHYDLVPDIIITAKSLAGGLPLAAVTGRADVLDAAQVGGLGGTYGGNPLACAAALAVLDAMEAERIPARAERTGERVKARFRQLAEQHPCIGDVRGLGAMVGMELVTDRVSRTPDKALTARLLAAALERGLVLLSAGTYGNIIRVLAPLTADDALIDEGLDVMEAALDAAVGRAPAMA from the coding sequence ATGTCCGGCGTCATTCAGCTCAAGACCGAGATCCCCGGCCCGAACAGTCGTGCGCTCCTTGCCCGCCGCGCCAAGGCGGTGCCCAGGGGCGTCCCGGCCGTCACCCCGATCGCCGTCGTGCATGCGGAGGGTGCTGTGCTCACCGACGCGGACGGCAACCGGCTGATCGACTTCGGCGGCGGGATCGGGGTGGTGAACACCGGGCACCGGCACCCCGGGGTCGTCCGCGCGGTCCGAGACCAGCTCGACCGCTTCGCCCACGTCTGCTTTCCGGTGTCGACCTACGAGCCCTATGTGGAGCTGGCGGAGCGGCTCAACCGGGTGACTCCCGGGACCCACGACAAGCGGAGCTTCCTGGTGAACAGCGGGGCGGAGGCGGTGGAGAATGCGGTGAAGGTGGCCCGCAGCTTCACCGGACGGCAGGCCGTCGTCTGCTTCGAGCACGGATTCCACGGGCGCACCAATCTCGCCATGGCCCTCACATCGAAGGTGATGCCATACAAGAAGGGCTTCGGGCCGTTCGCGCCCGAGGTATACCAGATCCCCTACCCCTATTGCTACCGCTGCCCGGAAGGACGGGTGACGGGACCATGCTGCCAGGCCGATGTCACCCGGCTGGAGCAGATTTTCGCCGCCACGGTGGACCCCGGCTCGGTGGCCGCCATCATCCTGGAGCTGGAGCTGGGTGAGGGCGGATTCGTGCCGGCGCCGGTGGAGTATGTGCAGACGCTGGCGGCATTCGCCCGGCAGCATGGCATCCTTTTCATCGCCGACGAGATCCAGACCGGGTTCGGCCGCACCGGCCGGATGTTCGCCTGCGAGCACTACGACCTGGTTCCCGACATCATCATCACGGCCAAATCGCTGGCCGGAGGGCTGCCCCTTGCCGCCGTCACCGGCCGGGCCGACGTGCTCGACGCGGCCCAGGTGGGCGGGCTCGGCGGGACCTACGGGGGCAATCCGCTGGCGTGCGCCGCGGCGCTCGCGGTGCTCGACGCCATGGAGGCCGAGCGGATTCCTGCCCGGGCGGAGCGGACCGGTGAGCGGGTAAAGGCGCGCTTCCGGCAGCTCGCCGAGCAGCACCCCTGCATCGGCGATGTCCGCGGGCTCGGGGCGATGGTCGGCATGGAGCTGGTCACCGATCGCGTCAGCCGGACGCCGGACAAGGCGCTCACCGCCCGGCTGCTCGCCGCGGCGCTCGAGCGCGGCCTGGTGCTGCTGTCGGCTGGCACCTACGGCAACATCATTCGGGTGCTCGCCCCGCTCACGGCGGACGACGCACTGATCGACGAAGGATTGGACGTCATGGAGGCGGCTCTGGACGCCGCGGTGGGACGGGCCCCGGCGATGGCATGA
- a CDS encoding saccharopine dehydrogenase C-terminal domain-containing protein — protein MKVLVLGAGAVGTVSALKFVQDAMLEQLVIADAVSARASLLADRLNDPRVTAIALDAADQAAVARSIRETGTTIVLNAALPRTNLDLMRACLAAGCDYIDMASGGTDDDGIPKLEDQFALDAEFRAAGRLALLGMGADPGTSNVYAAYAAKHLLDTVTELRVRDGDNSVCQGHDGFVAAFSPWVFIDECLCKAVSYRDGRHHLEEPLTGFEPFDFPELGVLNCYYVDHEESKTLPRFFPQARTVDFKLCMDDVTVETLRVMKRLGLSGKDRVRVGDASIAPRDLVVSLLPQPKDLAGRMRGKTCVGTLAKGLKNGQPRAFYIYNIADHETVFAELGVQATAYQTGIPPVIAARLIHEGRWSGPGVRSPEEFDPDPFLDRLAREGMPWHIRDDSATLLHAPRERTIPFRPTVAA, from the coding sequence GTGAAAGTCCTGGTGCTAGGCGCCGGCGCGGTGGGGACCGTGTCCGCCCTCAAATTCGTGCAGGACGCGATGCTCGAACAGCTCGTCATCGCCGACGCGGTTTCCGCCCGCGCATCCCTCCTAGCGGATCGGCTCAACGACCCTCGAGTCACGGCGATCGCTCTCGACGCCGCCGATCAGGCTGCCGTCGCTCGCTCCATTCGTGAAACGGGTACGACCATCGTGCTCAACGCCGCGCTCCCGCGGACCAATCTCGACCTGATGCGCGCCTGCCTCGCCGCGGGCTGCGATTACATCGACATGGCCAGCGGCGGCACCGACGACGATGGAATCCCCAAGTTGGAGGACCAGTTTGCCCTGGACGCCGAGTTCAGGGCGGCCGGCCGGCTGGCGCTCCTTGGCATGGGCGCCGACCCGGGGACAAGCAACGTGTACGCCGCCTACGCCGCCAAGCACCTGCTCGACACCGTCACCGAGCTCCGGGTGCGGGACGGCGACAACTCCGTCTGCCAGGGACACGACGGCTTCGTCGCGGCCTTCAGCCCATGGGTCTTCATCGACGAGTGTCTCTGCAAGGCCGTCTCCTACCGGGATGGCCGCCACCATCTGGAGGAGCCGCTCACCGGGTTCGAGCCGTTCGACTTTCCCGAGCTCGGCGTCCTCAACTGCTACTACGTGGACCATGAGGAGTCGAAGACCCTGCCCCGGTTCTTCCCCCAGGCCCGGACGGTCGACTTCAAGCTCTGCATGGACGACGTGACCGTCGAGACCCTGCGGGTGATGAAGCGCCTCGGTCTCTCGGGCAAGGACCGGGTGCGGGTAGGTGATGCCTCCATCGCGCCGCGCGACCTGGTGGTGTCCCTGCTCCCGCAGCCCAAGGACCTGGCCGGCCGGATGCGGGGCAAGACCTGCGTCGGCACGCTGGCCAAAGGTCTCAAGAACGGCCAGCCCCGGGCCTTCTACATCTACAACATCGCGGACCACGAGACGGTGTTCGCCGAGCTCGGGGTGCAGGCGACCGCCTATCAGACCGGCATTCCGCCGGTCATCGCCGCCCGGCTGATCCATGAAGGCCGCTGGAGCGGGCCCGGCGTCCGCTCGCCAGAGGAGTTCGATCCCGATCCGTTCCTGGATCGGCTGGCGCGGGAAGGAATGCCCTGGCACATCCGGGACGACTCCGCCACCCTGCTGCACGCGCCGCGGGAGCGCACCATCCCCTTTCGTCCGACCGTCGCAGCCTGA
- a CDS encoding aspartate aminotransferase family protein, whose translation MTVDRARLAALLAGEEVRFAAEHPRSMALAQRAQASLLGGVPMPWMVRWAGRFPLFVTEASGAHLTDVDGHRYLDLCLGDTGAMTGHAPAPTVEAVERQARRGFTFMLPTEDSVWVGEELSRRFGLPCWQFALTATDANRFAIRLAREITGRRLILVHNWCYHGTVDETFATLRGGRVVPRDGNTGPPVDPALTTRVVEFNDIPALEEALAPGDVACVLAEPALTNIGIVHPEPGYHAALRAISRRTGTLLILDETHTICAGPGGYTGLHGLEPDVLTVGKPIAGGVPAAVYGVTREVAERVRARSVTGLADTGGIGGTLAANALASAAMRATLERVLTESAYERTIPLARRFAAGVEAAIAEYQLPWTVQRLGCRAEYWFRPVPPRTGGEAAASVDAELERYMHLSALNRGILLTPFHNMALIAPMVTEVEIDRHTEVFRGSVAALAGAARAGSEAVSRSGA comes from the coding sequence ATGACGGTCGACCGCGCCCGGCTGGCGGCGCTGCTCGCCGGGGAAGAGGTGCGGTTCGCGGCGGAGCATCCGCGGTCGATGGCGTTGGCCCAGCGGGCTCAGGCGTCGCTCCTGGGCGGCGTCCCGATGCCCTGGATGGTGCGCTGGGCCGGCCGGTTTCCCCTCTTCGTGACCGAGGCGTCGGGCGCCCACCTCACCGACGTCGATGGCCATCGCTACCTGGATCTCTGCCTGGGCGATACCGGCGCCATGACCGGACACGCGCCTGCCCCGACGGTCGAAGCGGTCGAGCGGCAGGCGCGGCGCGGATTCACCTTCATGCTGCCCACTGAAGACAGCGTGTGGGTGGGCGAGGAGCTCTCCCGCCGCTTCGGCCTTCCCTGCTGGCAGTTCGCCCTCACCGCCACCGATGCCAACCGATTCGCCATCCGGCTGGCGCGGGAGATCACCGGCCGCCGGCTCATCCTGGTGCACAACTGGTGCTATCATGGCACCGTCGATGAGACCTTCGCGACGCTGCGGGGGGGCCGGGTCGTCCCGCGGGATGGAAACACCGGGCCGCCGGTCGATCCCGCGCTCACCACTCGCGTGGTCGAGTTCAACGACATCCCGGCGCTGGAGGAGGCGCTCGCGCCCGGCGATGTCGCCTGCGTGCTGGCCGAGCCGGCGCTGACCAACATCGGCATCGTACATCCGGAGCCGGGTTATCACGCGGCCCTCCGCGCCATCAGCCGCCGGACCGGCACGCTGCTGATCCTGGACGAGACCCACACGATTTGCGCCGGGCCGGGCGGGTACACCGGGCTGCACGGGCTCGAACCCGACGTGCTGACCGTGGGCAAGCCGATCGCCGGTGGGGTGCCGGCGGCGGTCTATGGGGTTACGCGTGAAGTGGCGGAGCGGGTCCGCGCCCGCTCCGTCACCGGCCTGGCGGACACCGGAGGAATCGGCGGCACCCTGGCGGCAAACGCGCTCGCGAGCGCGGCGATGCGCGCGACGCTCGAGCGGGTGCTCACGGAATCCGCGTACGAGCGCACGATCCCACTGGCCCGGCGGTTCGCCGCGGGAGTGGAGGCCGCGATCGCCGAATACCAGCTCCCCTGGACCGTCCAACGGCTGGGCTGCCGAGCCGAATACTGGTTCCGGCCGGTGCCGCCGCGGACCGGCGGCGAGGCCGCCGCCTCGGTGGATGCAGAGCTCGAGCGCTACATGCATCTGTCGGCGCTCAACCGGGGCATCCTGCTCACCCCATTTCACAACATGGCGCTCATCGCTCCCATGGTGACCGAGGTCGAGATCGACCGGCACACCGAAGTGTTCCGGGGGAGCGTCGCTGCCCTGGCCGGCGCCGCGCGGGCGGGAAGCGAGGCAGTCTCCCGGTCCGGTGCCTGA
- a CDS encoding ABC transporter permease: MTPYPRPVDRLSAALWGIGSAVFAFIYLPLVVVIVYAFHDSPIIAWPLRLGTLRWFTALAHDRGMLDAALASVKLALLAVAIALAVGVPGAFVLDRSEFPGKTAFRRLVLLPLILPGIITGVALLTFFSFVGLRLSSGFPLVPGWPVVLGHSAALTSVVITQVFARLQRFDRAQEEASQDLYANEWQTFRYVTFPNIRTAILGAGLLVFTLSLDEIAVTFFLIGRQNTLPLQIWGLLRRGITPEVNAASVVIFLVSVVVIVIWARLMREEHPA; the protein is encoded by the coding sequence GTGACCCCGTACCCACGGCCGGTCGACCGGCTCAGCGCTGCTCTCTGGGGCATCGGCAGTGCCGTCTTCGCCTTCATCTATCTCCCCCTGGTGGTGGTGATCGTCTACGCCTTTCACGATTCGCCCATCATCGCATGGCCCCTCCGGCTGGGCACGCTCAGGTGGTTTACCGCCCTGGCCCACGACCGCGGCATGCTCGACGCGGCGCTGGCGAGCGTGAAGCTCGCCCTCCTGGCGGTGGCCATCGCGCTGGCGGTCGGGGTGCCGGGCGCATTCGTGCTGGACCGGTCGGAGTTCCCCGGAAAGACCGCATTCCGCCGGCTGGTGCTCCTGCCGCTCATCCTCCCGGGGATCATCACCGGGGTAGCCCTCCTCACCTTCTTCAGCTTCGTCGGGCTGCGCCTCTCGAGCGGCTTCCCCCTGGTGCCGGGATGGCCCGTCGTGCTCGGCCACTCGGCGGCGTTGACCTCGGTAGTCATCACCCAGGTCTTTGCCCGCCTCCAGCGGTTCGACCGGGCGCAGGAGGAGGCGAGCCAGGACCTCTACGCCAACGAGTGGCAGACCTTCCGCTATGTCACCTTCCCCAACATCCGGACCGCCATACTCGGTGCGGGTCTCCTGGTTTTCACCCTGAGCCTGGACGAGATCGCGGTCACCTTCTTCCTGATCGGCCGGCAGAATACGCTGCCGCTGCAGATCTGGGGACTGCTCCGCCGCGGCATCACGCCCGAGGTGAACGCCGCGTCGGTCGTCATCTTCCTGGTCTCGGTGGTGGTGATCGTGATCTGGGCGAGGCTCATGCGGGAGGAGCACCCCGCCTAG
- a CDS encoding FAD-binding oxidoreductase: MRAEGGPDAERCLWTDAAPELTVPEASLPQRTDVAIVGGGYTGLAAARALARRGVDVTLLEQHHLGWGASGRNGGFVLPGYKPDIEVLARKHGLAAARRLFEISLEAVRMLESVIAEEAIDCDYTRCGSLVLAAKPSHLRGLEASRRFLEAELGHETALLGPTEIGAEIGSARYHGGLLDHGAGALHPVRYLRGLATSVIRSGARIVQGVEVRQVTGSAKHLTLDTSDGVLLAAEMLVATNGYTGALCPALQRRVIPIGSYLIATARLDPSLGGRLIPKGRVLSDTKNLLYYFRLSSDGRMVFGGRAAFTPAPVARSAAILERGMREVFPELAGVPVEYAWGGKVGFTLDQLPHAGRLGPVHYALGYCGHGVALSTWLGTRLGEALAGGGELPVLGPGRFRSVPLYAGRPWFLPLVGAWYRAADWLS, from the coding sequence ATGCGAGCCGAGGGGGGACCTGATGCGGAGCGTTGCCTGTGGACCGACGCAGCGCCCGAGCTCACGGTCCCGGAGGCCTCGCTTCCCCAACGCACCGATGTGGCCATCGTCGGCGGCGGCTACACCGGACTCGCGGCGGCCCGGGCTCTGGCCCGGCGGGGAGTGGACGTGACGCTCCTGGAGCAGCACCACTTGGGCTGGGGAGCCAGCGGGCGGAACGGCGGGTTCGTCCTGCCGGGGTACAAGCCGGACATCGAGGTGCTGGCCAGGAAGCACGGTCTGGCGGCCGCACGGAGGCTGTTCGAGATCTCGCTCGAGGCGGTGCGGATGCTGGAGAGCGTCATCGCCGAGGAGGCGATCGATTGCGACTACACCCGGTGCGGCTCCCTCGTGCTCGCGGCCAAGCCCAGTCACCTGCGCGGTCTCGAGGCGAGCCGGCGCTTTCTGGAAGCCGAGCTGGGTCATGAGACCGCCTTGCTCGGGCCGACCGAGATCGGCGCGGAGATCGGCTCCGCGCGATACCACGGCGGGCTGCTCGACCACGGCGCCGGGGCGCTGCACCCGGTCCGCTATCTCCGCGGGCTCGCGACGTCCGTCATCCGGTCGGGTGCGCGGATCGTTCAGGGAGTGGAGGTGCGCCAGGTTACCGGCAGCGCGAAGCACCTCACGCTGGACACCTCGGACGGAGTCCTCCTGGCCGCGGAAATGCTCGTCGCCACCAACGGCTACACCGGGGCGCTGTGCCCGGCGCTGCAACGCCGGGTGATCCCCATCGGGAGCTATCTGATCGCGACCGCGCGGCTGGATCCTTCGCTCGGGGGACGGCTGATTCCCAAGGGCCGGGTGCTGAGCGATACCAAGAATCTGCTGTATTATTTCCGCCTGTCCTCCGACGGGCGGATGGTCTTTGGCGGCCGCGCGGCCTTCACTCCGGCGCCGGTGGCCCGGAGCGCGGCCATTCTGGAGCGCGGCATGCGCGAAGTCTTCCCCGAGCTGGCGGGCGTGCCGGTCGAGTACGCCTGGGGTGGAAAGGTGGGCTTCACCCTGGACCAGCTGCCCCATGCGGGGCGGCTGGGCCCGGTGCATTACGCGCTGGGCTACTGCGGACATGGGGTGGCACTCTCCACCTGGCTCGGCACCCGTCTCGGTGAGGCGCTGGCCGGGGGCGGGGAGCTCCCGGTCCTGGGGCCGGGCCGATTCCGGAGCGTGCCGCTCTACGCCGGACGCCCCTGGTTTCTCCCTCTGGTGGGCGCCTGGTACCGCGCGGCGGATTGGTTGAGCTGA
- a CDS encoding ABC transporter ATP-binding protein gives MDTPSTSALDLAKVPRRHETLRLPILELRHLSKRFGDFAAVDDLSLDIAGGEFLTLLGASGSGKTTTLRMIAGFEPPSSGDILMAGAPIGALPPFKRDINTVFQHYALFPHMSVRENVAYGLRMRRVPKVERDERVTRALGMVQLHDLGGRTPRQLSGGQQQRVALARALVNRPRVLLLDEPLGALDLKLRKEMQLELKHLQTHLGITFVYVTHDQEEALTMSDRIVLMRQGRIEQVGTPRELYDRPVSRYVADFIGETNLLPGVVAESGDGIAVLRAGGATLRALTAAPLAPGAEAWLAVRPEAIELSESGVVREGWNRIAGTVREAVYAGSALRVHVELESGQRLVAHVSSGTGVTLEAAVGLTWPVERGRCVGD, from the coding sequence ATGGATACTCCTTCCACCTCAGCGCTCGATCTCGCGAAGGTCCCGCGGCGGCACGAGACGCTCCGGCTGCCGATCCTGGAGCTGCGCCATCTCTCCAAGCGCTTCGGCGATTTCGCCGCGGTGGACGACCTCTCGCTGGATATCGCGGGTGGTGAGTTTCTCACCTTGCTCGGCGCCTCGGGCTCGGGCAAGACCACGACGCTCCGAATGATCGCGGGGTTCGAGCCGCCGAGCTCGGGCGACATCCTCATGGCGGGCGCGCCGATCGGCGCCCTTCCGCCGTTCAAGCGCGACATCAACACCGTCTTCCAGCACTACGCGCTGTTCCCGCACATGAGTGTGCGGGAGAACGTGGCCTACGGGCTGCGTATGCGCCGGGTGCCCAAAGTCGAGCGGGACGAGCGGGTCACCCGGGCGCTGGGGATGGTGCAGCTGCATGACCTGGGGGGCCGTACGCCGCGCCAGCTCTCGGGCGGGCAGCAGCAGCGGGTGGCGCTGGCGCGCGCGCTGGTCAACCGGCCCCGGGTCCTGCTGCTGGACGAGCCGCTCGGGGCGCTCGACCTCAAGCTGCGGAAAGAGATGCAGCTCGAGCTGAAGCACCTGCAGACCCATCTGGGCATCACCTTCGTCTACGTCACGCACGATCAGGAGGAGGCGCTCACCATGAGCGATCGGATCGTGCTCATGCGGCAGGGACGGATCGAGCAGGTCGGCACGCCCCGCGAGCTGTACGATCGGCCGGTCTCACGCTATGTCGCGGATTTCATCGGGGAGACCAACCTGCTGCCCGGCGTCGTGGCGGAGAGCGGAGACGGTATCGCCGTGCTCCGGGCCGGCGGCGCAACGTTGCGGGCGCTGACCGCCGCGCCGCTCGCGCCGGGCGCCGAGGCCTGGCTCGCGGTGCGTCCGGAAGCCATCGAGCTGAGCGAGTCGGGAGTGGTCCGCGAGGGCTGGAACCGGATCGCCGGCACGGTGCGGGAAGCGGTCTACGCCGGGTCGGCGCTCCGGGTGCACGTGGAGCTGGAGAGCGGCCAGCGCCTGGTGGCCCACGTCAGCTCGGGCACCGGCGTCACGCTCGAGGCGGCTGTCGGTCTCACCTGGCCGGTGGAGCGGGGGCGCTGTGTCGGGGACTGA
- a CDS encoding ABC transporter permease has product MSGTDTATLLDRVRARPWLRTTFAAALPVGFVTLLLFIPYVLLLVHSFWRLRNGAITHQLTLENYRRLFGTALYPDTILFSAGIAIRVTLFSLLLAYPLAYLLAFKVRRHKQLMYMAVIIPLWVSYLVRAYAWKIILGQEGILNGLLSAAGLIDHPLTFLLYSRWAVILALTHIYTPFTLMPIYAVLEAIPPALKEASQDLYASRWQTFLRIVLPLSLPGVLAGSTFAFVLSMGDFLAPQLLGGNDSALMVSNLVWSLFGVAYNWPLGAAVSVIVLLLTLFLLWLANRVELAMNYAGERPGEQAGRMVGAARGGVVP; this is encoded by the coding sequence GTGTCGGGGACTGACACGGCCACGCTGCTCGACCGCGTCCGCGCCCGGCCCTGGCTCCGCACCACGTTCGCCGCCGCGCTGCCGGTGGGATTCGTCACCCTGCTGCTGTTCATCCCGTACGTGCTGCTGCTGGTCCACTCGTTCTGGCGACTCAGGAACGGCGCGATCACCCACCAGCTCACGCTGGAGAACTATCGCCGGCTCTTCGGCACCGCGCTGTACCCCGATACGATCCTCTTCTCCGCCGGGATCGCCATCCGGGTAACGCTCTTCTCGCTGCTACTGGCCTACCCGCTGGCCTACCTGCTCGCCTTCAAGGTGCGCCGCCACAAGCAGCTCATGTACATGGCGGTGATCATTCCGCTGTGGGTGAGCTACCTGGTCCGCGCCTACGCCTGGAAGATCATCCTGGGGCAGGAAGGCATCCTCAACGGCCTGTTGAGCGCGGCGGGCCTGATCGACCACCCGCTGACCTTTCTACTCTACAGCCGGTGGGCGGTCATCCTGGCGCTCACCCATATCTACACGCCGTTCACCCTGATGCCGATCTACGCCGTGCTCGAGGCGATCCCTCCGGCCCTCAAAGAGGCGAGCCAGGATCTCTACGCCAGCCGCTGGCAGACCTTCCTCCGGATCGTGCTGCCGCTGTCGCTGCCAGGGGTGCTCGCCGGGTCGACCTTCGCCTTCGTGCTCAGCATGGGAGATTTCCTCGCGCCGCAGCTGCTGGGCGGCAACGACAGCGCGCTGATGGTCTCCAATTTGGTCTGGAGCCTCTTCGGTGTGGCGTACAACTGGCCGCTCGGCGCGGCGGTCTCGGTCATCGTGCTGCTGCTCACGCTCTTCCTCCTCTGGCTGGCCAATCGGGTCGAGCTGGCGATGAACTACGCCGGCGAGCGTCCGGGCGAGCAGGCCGGCCGGATGGTCGGCGCGGCGCGCGGGGGCGTAGTCCCGTGA
- a CDS encoding ABC transporter substrate-binding protein, which produces MIWRRSRLLGAVAFALTSLAASACGGGGDKTGAAPATAATKITISPTSDAAADARTYLAKLCPKPIGGELNFMVWEGYTDTLFTRPFEQACGVKVNATYMGSSDDLVAKLRAGGAETIDLISPSSDAATAIVDAGLAASLDLARIPSYGDLSEGFRKLKVVRKDSTVYGVPWAFGPNPLIYDTTKVKPAPDSWGAFWDKKFRGKLSLQDDIATLYMVAQYLGLDDPNDPSKLYNLSDEDLAKVKAKMLELRPNVRKYWVTAGDMTQLFQSGEVVAGEGWPLMTNQLRQAKFPAGETIPKEGTTAWADHWVLTKGAKNLDAAYAWLEYTAQPFTQKLLYDVTAYIVANPAAKKYMTPEQAASQRDISDYGTKVNFWQWSPRREKYQEIWNEVKAAK; this is translated from the coding sequence ATGATCTGGCGACGTTCGAGGTTGCTCGGAGCTGTCGCATTCGCGCTCACTTCGCTGGCCGCCTCAGCTTGCGGTGGCGGCGGGGACAAGACCGGTGCCGCGCCCGCTACCGCGGCCACCAAGATCACGATCAGTCCCACCAGCGACGCCGCGGCCGATGCGCGGACGTACCTGGCCAAGCTCTGCCCTAAGCCGATCGGCGGCGAGCTCAACTTCATGGTCTGGGAGGGATACACCGACACGCTCTTCACCCGACCGTTCGAGCAGGCGTGCGGAGTCAAGGTGAACGCCACCTACATGGGATCGAGCGACGACCTGGTGGCCAAGCTTCGTGCCGGCGGTGCGGAGACGATCGATCTGATCTCGCCCTCCAGCGACGCGGCCACCGCGATCGTGGATGCCGGCCTGGCGGCATCGCTCGATCTGGCGCGGATCCCCAGCTACGGCGACTTGAGCGAGGGGTTCAGGAAGCTCAAGGTGGTGCGGAAGGACAGCACGGTATACGGCGTCCCCTGGGCGTTCGGGCCCAACCCGCTGATCTACGACACCACCAAGGTGAAGCCCGCTCCCGACTCCTGGGGCGCGTTCTGGGACAAGAAGTTCCGCGGCAAGCTCTCGCTGCAGGACGACATCGCGACCCTGTACATGGTGGCGCAGTACCTCGGCCTGGACGATCCGAACGACCCCAGCAAGCTCTACAATCTGTCGGACGAAGACCTGGCCAAGGTGAAGGCCAAGATGCTGGAGCTCCGGCCCAACGTCCGGAAGTACTGGGTCACCGCGGGCGACATGACCCAGCTCTTCCAGAGCGGCGAGGTGGTAGCCGGCGAGGGCTGGCCGCTCATGACCAACCAGCTCCGCCAGGCCAAGTTCCCGGCCGGCGAGACCATTCCCAAGGAGGGGACGACCGCCTGGGCCGACCACTGGGTGCTGACCAAGGGCGCCAAGAATTTGGACGCCGCGTACGCCTGGCTGGAGTATACGGCGCAGCCGTTCACCCAGAAGCTGCTGTACGACGTGACCGCCTACATCGTGGCCAATCCGGCGGCCAAGAAGTACATGACGCCGGAGCAGGCCGCCAGCCAGCGGGACATCTCCGACTACGGCACCAAGGTCAACTTCTGGCAGTGGAGCCCTCGGCGGGAGAAGTATCAGGAGATCTGGAACGAGGTGAAGGCCGCGAAGTAG